Within Hypomesus transpacificus isolate Combined female unplaced genomic scaffold, fHypTra1 scaffold_243, whole genome shotgun sequence, the genomic segment TAGGGACACATTCTTAACCTTGCACATAAGCATTTACAGTTGGCTCATAACCATCATGTCAATTGAAAGAACAATTTCACATAAAAGCTAGCACTGCACTCTGAACGTGTCTGTACTTGACAACCATTTTAAATAAAAgatataaacaaataaatatggATGAGCTATATTCACTGTGCATAAAACTGAATTGGAAACTAGCACTGACATGGTATGTACAGTCTCATTGGGGAATGTAGTATATCCCAATTATCTCTGTAACCAAGCCATGGTCTTATACAAAATAAGGAAACCTACCTGACATTTTTCCCTAACTTAACTCTGTCCACAATTACACAAACTATTACAATTATACAAAAATACAAGATTTTGTTCTACTTTCTCCCAAAACGCATTTTGTTTTAAGCAAGTTCTTCTTTGAAGATTCAAGTATAAATACAGGGGAGAGCTCAAGTCTTTGTACATCATTTGCAATCAAGTTCAATAAGTTAAGCCGACGCCCACCCAAAGGGTCAGGGGCGGGTCACACGGTGGGGTGGGACAGGGACTTGTGGTCCGACTGGGAGGGGGGCACCCCGGTGCGGCTGGTCAGGGAGGTGCTGGCTTCGCTGTACATGGAGGCGCTGGAGGGCTTGTGGCCCCAACAGGAGCAGCACCTCCCCAGTAgcctcccccaggcctccagggtcttccctgaccacacccacaccccggAGGTGATGCCCACCACCAGGCACATGAAGTACTTGAGCATGAACACGGCGTGGTCGGGCCCCAGGCGCTGACGCTCCGCCGGGCAGGCACACGCCAGGGCCCGCTCCCACCAGGGCCTCAGGTGCTGCTCGTATACCAGGCATGCCACCACCGCCGCCGCCGGCACCGTGTACAGCACCGTGAACAGCCCCAGGCGGACCATCAGGCGCTCCAGCTTGTCCGTCTTGGTCCCGCCCTGCTTGATGACACTGCGGATGCGGAAGAGGGACACGAAGCCGgccaggaggaagagggagccgGTGAAGAGGTACACCACCAGGGGAGCCAGGACGAACCAGCGCAGGCTCTCCACGCTCTGGTTCCCCACGTAGCAGATCCCCGCCACGGGGTCCCCGTCCACGGCGCTGAGGGACAGCACGGCGATGGTCTTGACGCTGGGGATGAGCCAGGCGGCCAGGTGGAAGTACTGGGAGTAGCCCGCGATGGCCTCGCTGCCCCACTTCAAACCCGCCGCCAGGAACCAGGTGAGGGACAGCACCACCCACCAGATAGACCCGGCCATGCCGAAGAAGAACACCAGCAGGAAGACCAGAGTGCACAGGGCCGGGCCCGACGTGTCGTACAGGACGTGCTGGCGGTCCTCGGAGCACGCCACCCTCTCGTGCCCCACGGCCAACCGCACCAGGtagcccagagacacacacaggtagcaGGCTGCCAGGTAGATGATGGGCAGCTCCGGGTACTTGAAGCGCTCCCTGTCGAGGAGGAAGGTGGCCACGGTGGTGAGGGTGGACAGGAAGCAGAGCACCGACCACAGCCCCAGCCACAGGCCCGTGAAGGTGTGCTCGTCCTGGCTGAAGTAGGGCTGGCGGCAGGGCAGGGCACAGTCAGGCACGGGGCCCGTGTGGACCCGGGAGGAGAACGGGTGGGCGTCGCTCTTGACGGGCACCAGAGGGCGGCGGCAGCGGCAGTCGCGGTCGCACTCCTGGTGGCCATGGCTCTTGGGCGCGGGGGGCCTGCGGCGCAGGGGGTTGTGAGGGGGCTTGGGGGTGGGCTTGGGGAAGGCCGGGGTCAGGGTGGTGACCTCGCTGCTGTTGCGGTCCATGCAGAGCCTCTCGGCGTCGCCCAGCTCGGGCAGTCGCTCGCAGCTCATCCTCTCGGGCCACTCGAAGCCGTACTGGCTCATGAGGGGCGAGCAGCCTCGCTTGGCTCGCTCGCACACCGAGCGGCAGGGCGGGAGGGGCTTGCGGTAGTCCGGGATGCAGATGGGGGTGTACATGCTGCAGAGGAAGAACAGCAGGTCGGCCGAGCAGTGGATCCTCACCAGGGGCCAGAACTGGTGCACCTCCAGGCCCACCTCATCCTGGGTGTCATGGTTGAACTGGTTGGGCATGTAGGTGAGGTTGTAGCCGATGCCCTTACACATGGGCACCGTGATGGGCTCACACACTATGTCCTTGGAGGCTGCGTGAGCCAGCTGTGGACCCAGCAGGATGAACCACAAAacgcagacagggagaggaggggagctcATGGTGGCTGCCATCTCAAAATCTCTCAAGACTGAATATTTGAACAAAGGGAATAAATTGCAAGACGTTATTGGTTTTGACAATGCATTGAAAGACTTAAACAAGGTCAAgactaaaaaaaacaaacatgaggGCTGTTTTCACTGTCAACCAGTAACATATTGTATATTTCAGCTCCGAGTTTGAGGCAAATGCATAACAAAATTGGGAAACTCAGTCTACTGTGTGGTTTAACTCACCACATATATCACAAGCCAAAAATCTTCTGTCAATTTGTTGTGCGCAATTTTTTTATTCCGTTGAATAGAGCGCTCATCTCATTATCATGATCGTCGTAGACTTCTGTAATTTCAGCACGAACTTTACATCCACCATTAGATAACCTGTAATCACGAATTGAAAACAGCTCCCGTATCATGCTCGCGTTTCTCGTAGCTTCCAATTAATTAAATTACAGTCCATGGTTCATAAATCTTAAAACACGGAGACTTGGAGAGCTCCGCCGGGTGGATAATATCCTTTTCTCTCAGGTGCCTCAGTCTTTAGGTACCCAACAATTGTTTCTCCTTGTGCGTAAACTTAAATACAAGTTACTTCGTTTGCCTGTGTTTGGACATCCTCTCGGATTTGGATCATGCTTCAAATGCCTTGTGAAAAAAGCTACACCTTCCTCTTTCCTGATCGCCAGCCTCGCCCACAACGCTGCGTCCGCTCCAATAAGAACTCTGCTCGCAACATCTGAATCAGAAGAATCATTTCCATGAAGATAAAGAATTTGTCAGAACGTTCAAATTAGGTCAGTTCCCTGGTGACAAATGTACAATGCCCTATCTCAACTAAACTAAATGGATGTAGTCACAGTTAACTCCTAGCGTCTTACTGTGTGTTGTGAGTAGGCTGTGATAATACCATTATCTTGTCCCAACATGGTCTTCACCTGAGgcaaacattttgacattgCACATTTTTAAATAGTCAATCAAATCACAAACGGACCATCAACCCAAATATTAAAACTATATTTGTGGGTTATACAAAGCACAAAGCCCTAACTTTCAATGTTAAATTTAggtcaacgtgtgtgtgtttatctcagagactgtgagtgtgtgtgtgtgtgtgtgtgtgtgtgtgtgtgcgtgtgtgtgtgtgtgaaagggccACATCCAGGCAGTTTTGCAATCACGtccctctcctgctgcctgtATTGTTAGATTatcttttgttttccttttctaaTGGCATCTCTGGCCTCTTGTTGTCGGGACCCCAAATGAGCACCgattggcccgcgggccactGGAGAATCACAAAGACGACTCTGCAGCTTGCTACAGTTGAGCCATTGTGGAGTATGTCAGTGCACTAATTGGCGCTGACAATTATGCATGTTAGCATAGTAGGTTTGTTCTTTCTGCTCCTCAGCTAGGCTTAGGGGCAACTGAGTCAGCCAATCCAGAGCACACAATGTATAGCATAAGTAATGCCCTGCATGCACATGCTGCAGAGAAGAGAGAACACGTCTCGTACTGGTTGCGTAAAATGCACCCTAGCCTCAGTTCCCAAGCTACAGCAACAAGCGTGTGACAGACGTGTTCTTGTGTTGTCAGAATGGATTTGGTTTGACAACGCTGACCTGCCAGTGTGTTTGACGTCAGAACAGTGAGCCTATGGTCCACTGTGCCAGGTAGCCCTTGTGTTTGAGGGTGACAGAATGGAATATTTACCTGTGTCTAACTAAGGGTGTGTCTTTCTTATCCTATGACGAATGACCAGTCATTCAGCAACTCCACACCCTGGAACTAAACTGTTATCAGTCCTCTGAGAAGGTAATACAAAATCAAACTGGATTTCACCTAACTTCTGAAAGGAATGTGAACTATATGGTGTGTGGACTGTTACGTACAACAGCCACATCACAATGATACTGTACATACTTTCCTTGATACTGTGTGTTTGACTATGTTGCAGGATTTTAGTGTTATTCCACCCCcccctttgtgtctgtgttcatgtaGAATGTGGAATCTGGCCTGatgcctccctcacacacagggTATTGTTGTTGACTGTGAGGACgctgcatccctccctcccccctccttccctccttccctccttccctccttccctccttccctccttccctccttccctccttccctcctttcctccttccttccctccctccctccctccctccctccctccctccctccctccttccctccttccctccttccctccctccctcccccctccttccctccttccctccttccctccttccctccttccctccctccttccctccctccctccctccttccctccttccctccttccctccctccctcccccctccttccctccttccctccttccctccttccctccttccctccttccctccctccttccctccctccttccctccctccctccctccctccccagaccaCACCTCAACGGACGTGGTTAAGTGTGGGAAAGATGCAGTTCTCCAAGCGTGTGTGTCTCCGGTAGAGCCCTGTGCTTGTCAGGCCACTCGTGAGGACAgcacttcctccccctccagacgGAGCTCGAGCTGGCAGGGCAGTGCCTGAGAGCAGCAGGAGCTCCCAGCACTCTGTGGGAGAACGGCAACACTTACTGCCCAGCAAAGGCAGGTTCAATGGAACGAAAAGAAATCCGAAGTGGCCAATTAAATTTCCAGGAAAATGACGCTCGCGACCACACGCTAACTGAAGTACAGTGTTTTtcgagaggggggaaagagaaactTCCTGAGAGGAGGGACAAGAGGGCAagctttgatgtgtgtgtgcatgcgtatgtGGGTCCCAGACCAATGCACACTCTTCGTCAATTTTGATTCAAGCCAACCCCGTTCCACATCC encodes:
- the LOC124462751 gene encoding frizzled-5-like isoform X2, which encodes MILLIQMLRLAHAASKDIVCEPITVPMCKGIGYNLTYMPNQFNHDTQDEVGLEVHQFWPLVRIHCSADLLFFLCSMYTPICIPDYRKPLPPCRSVCERAKRGCSPLMSQYGFEWPERMSCERLPELGDAERLCMDRNSSEVTTLTPAFPKPTPKPPHNPLRRRPPAPKSHGHQECDRDCRCRRPLVPVKSDAHPFSSRVHTGPVPDCALPCRQPYFSQDEHTFTGLWLGLWSVLCFLSTLTTVATFLLDRERFKYPELPIIYLAACYLCVSLGYLVRLAVGHERVACSEDRQHVLYDTSGPALCTLVFLLVFFFGMAGSIWWVVLSLTWFLAAGLKWGSEAIAGYSQYFHLAAWLIPSVKTIAVLSLSAVDGDPVAGICYVGNQSVESLRWFVLAPLVVYLFTGSLFLLAGFVSLFRIRSVIKQGGTKTDKLERLMVRLGLFTVLYTVPAAAVVACLVYEQHLRPWWERALACACPAERQRLGPDHAVFMLKYFMCLVVGITSGVWVWSGKTLEAWGRLLGRCCSCWGHKPSSASMYSEASTSLTSRTGVPPSQSDHKSLSHPTV
- the LOC124462751 gene encoding frizzled-5-like isoform X1, yielding MAATMSSPPLPVCVLWFILLGPQLAHAASKDIVCEPITVPMCKGIGYNLTYMPNQFNHDTQDEVGLEVHQFWPLVRIHCSADLLFFLCSMYTPICIPDYRKPLPPCRSVCERAKRGCSPLMSQYGFEWPERMSCERLPELGDAERLCMDRNSSEVTTLTPAFPKPTPKPPHNPLRRRPPAPKSHGHQECDRDCRCRRPLVPVKSDAHPFSSRVHTGPVPDCALPCRQPYFSQDEHTFTGLWLGLWSVLCFLSTLTTVATFLLDRERFKYPELPIIYLAACYLCVSLGYLVRLAVGHERVACSEDRQHVLYDTSGPALCTLVFLLVFFFGMAGSIWWVVLSLTWFLAAGLKWGSEAIAGYSQYFHLAAWLIPSVKTIAVLSLSAVDGDPVAGICYVGNQSVESLRWFVLAPLVVYLFTGSLFLLAGFVSLFRIRSVIKQGGTKTDKLERLMVRLGLFTVLYTVPAAAVVACLVYEQHLRPWWERALACACPAERQRLGPDHAVFMLKYFMCLVVGITSGVWVWSGKTLEAWGRLLGRCCSCWGHKPSSASMYSEASTSLTSRTGVPPSQSDHKSLSHPTV